The genomic DNA CGGCGCTGGAGgagccccttctctccctctccctgtcctagCTTCAGCTCTCTGCACGGCGGTGGCCAGCCAGGGGGCTGTCCTGGGCGTAAATTTGAGCTCTGGGCTCCCGGGGCGGTTGGGGGGACCATCCGCTGCCCACAGCCCAGCCACCAGCCCTCCCGCCGCTCCTGCTGGGTGAGTACGAGTGTCCCCATCCGGAGGCGCTGGGCCTCCTGGCACTTTCCTGGGCCCGGCAGCCCACAGCACCCCAACAGGGAGGCCTGCGTTTGCTGGTGTCATCCCGGGCACAGCGAGCCCAAAGTGTACCCTCCAGCTTCCCGGGACTCAGGGATGCTGCCCCGGGCATGGCTGAGACCCAGCCAGAGCTCCGAATCTGCGGGGCTTGGGACCCAAGTGTAACCTGACGCGGCTTTGCTTTCAGGGACAGGACGGGAGTGCCCCTGAGCCTCATGGGGTTGGGACTGAGAAGGGATGCGTGTGGGGGGCTGCACTCAGGGaggtccctgcccctcccctccccgggggCCAGCAGTGCCCGCTGGTggagctctccctctgcccctaggTCATGGGAGCCCCAAGTCACGCCACCACCTGGGGCAGGGCCCTGTGGGCCCTCCTCCTGACCACACTTGGCTGCGTGGCCAGCCAGCCGCTGGGGGGAGAGTCTGTCTGCACGGCCCGGCCCCTGGCCAAGTACAGCATCACCTTCACGGGCAAGTGGAGCCAGACAGCCTTCCCCAAGCAGTACCCCCTGTTCCGGCCCCCCGCACAGTGGTCGTCCCTGCTGGGTAAGTGCAGCCCTGCTGCCCGGTCCCGCCCGCCCCAGGCCCTCCATCATACTTCCAGTGTGCAGGGTGGGTACGCTTAGACGTCTGCGGAGCGCGTCGGGCTGTGCTTGGGCGCTTCCCCGGGCGCCGGGGATGTGCGCTCCGCCGGGCGGCGGCTCACACGGCCGCCTCGCGCACAGGGGCCGCGCACAGCTCCGACTACAGCTTGTGGCGGAAGAACCAGTACGTCAGCGACGGGCTCCGGGACTTTGCCGAGCGGGGCGAGGCCTGGGCCCTGATGCGGGAGATGGAGGCGGCCGGCGAGAAGCTGCAGAGCGTGCACGAGGTGTTCTCGGCGCCCGCCGTGCCCAGCGGCACCGGGCAGACGTCCGCGGAGCTGGAGGCCCACTCGCGGCACTCGCTGGTGAGCCGAGGCAGCGGTGGGGGGAGGCGCCGGGCCGCCGGCTGCCCTGCTGAGCGCCGTCCTCCCCGCAGGTGTCCTTTGTGGTCCGCATCGTCCCCAGCCCAGACTGGTTTGTGGGCGTGGACAGTCTGGACCTGTGCGACGGGGACCGCTGGAGGGAGCAGGTGGCG from Ailuropoda melanoleuca isolate Jingjing chromosome 11, ASM200744v2, whole genome shotgun sequence includes the following:
- the SPON2 gene encoding spondin-2, which codes for MGAPSHATTWGRALWALLLTTLGCVASQPLGGESVCTARPLAKYSITFTGKWSQTAFPKQYPLFRPPAQWSSLLGAAHSSDYSLWRKNQYVSDGLRDFAERGEAWALMREMEAAGEKLQSVHEVFSAPAVPSGTGQTSAELEAHSRHSLVSFVVRIVPSPDWFVGVDSLDLCDGDRWREQVAVDLYPYDAGTDSGFTFSSPNFATIPQDTVTEVRGVGGEGRQRPRPCPQHAGLQAAALQGGGPRPPARPFLLFPRPWAARPRSLRGLGDSTLPGPSRCPPPPGPTPCHIFPLTGVPSTLSERQSWTPHAQTPHR